In Gymnogyps californianus isolate 813 chromosome 20, ASM1813914v2, whole genome shotgun sequence, a single window of DNA contains:
- the SPATA22 gene encoding spermatogenesis-associated protein 22 encodes MKRILADTSTRSTAGCLPVPLFNQKKRNRQPLTSNPLKNEPGTSSGMCTYDFSPTSFGWGTANPEVAELQKAANNGRTEHQMAPSLMKPPNASKSNLANAGKNLYACRAEEKAPSTKVWNRNEYTPLSNTTDSRSDSGITQKFESLSNSLKTVQQQKNPDNHNSSQHIKTTETSRTYTSKGQWPVKPNTVSRSLQDHSPAYKFKHNIQQNKMNGKQFDCVPEDKSQEVSSSQLKIKEKKNSLRIISAVIESMRHWSQYAYKTALLFEVLGTLDSAVTPGPYGAKNFLLRDGKESLPCVFYEIDRELPRLIRGRVHRCMGNYDAKRNIFKCVSVRPATIQEQNTFQEFVKIADVEMTAYVKTMNEI; translated from the exons atgaaaaggattttAGCTGACACTTCAACACGCAGCACAGCAG gtTGTCTGCCTGTACCTCTGttcaatcagaaaaaaagaaatagacaGCCCCTCACTTCAAATCCACTTAAAAATGAGCCAGGCACCAGTTCTGGGATGTGTACTTACGACTTTTCTCCCACATCATTCG GCTGGGGAACTGCAAACCCAGAAGTGGCTGaattacagaaagcagcaaacaatGG CCGAACAGAACATCAGATGGCTCCTTCCCTTATGAAACCACCAAATGCATCAAAGTCTAATTTAGCAAATGCTGGAAAAAACTTGTATGCCTGCAG ggcagaagagaaggctcccAGTACTAAAGTTTGGAACAGAAATGAGTATACTCCTTTAAGTAACACAACAGATTCAAGATCTGATAGTGGAATTACTCAAAAGTTTGAGAGCCTTTCAAATAGTTTGAAAACtgttcagcagcaaaaaaaccctgataaCCATAATTCATCTCAGCATATCAAAACAACAGAAACCAGCCGAACATATACATCTAAAGGACAATGGCCAGTGAAACCTAACACTGTTTCAAGAAGTCTGCAGGATCATAGTCCGGCATATAAGTTTAAGCACaatattcagcaaaataaaatgaatggaaaacaaTTTGATTGTGTTCCAGAAGACAAAAGTCAG GAAGTTTCATCatctcaattaaaaattaaagaaaaaaagaattctttgcGAATCATATCTGCAGTCATTGAAAGTATGAGGCACTGGAGTCAATATGCTTATAAAACTGCACTATTATTTGAAGTTTTAG GCACACTTGATTCTGCAGTCACACCTGGACCATATGGGgcaaagaattttcttttgagagATGGAAAGGAGAGTCTGCCTTGTGTGTTTTATGAAATT GACCGGGAGCTTCCAAGACTAATTAGAGGTCGAGTGCACAGGTGCATGGGAAATTATGATgcaaaaaggaacattttcaaGTGTGTCTCTGTAAGACCAGCAACTATTCAAGAACAAAACACTTTCCAAGAATTTGTTAAAATTGCAGATGTTGAGATGACAGCATATGTAAAAACAatgaatgaaatttaa